One genomic window of Arachis hypogaea cultivar Tifrunner chromosome 8, arahy.Tifrunner.gnm2.J5K5, whole genome shotgun sequence includes the following:
- the LOC112707595 gene encoding two-component response regulator ORR10, with product MGMSAAAQFHVLAVDDSLIDRMLIERLLKTSSFHVTTVDSAIKALQYLGMVEDKLKSYETPEIHQDAEVNVNLIITDYCMPEMTGHDLLRKIKESNSLKDIPVVIMSSENVPSRINRCLEDGAEEFFLKPVQQSDVNKLKPHLLKSRSKEEEETQPSNNNKRRTRIKCTI from the exons ATGGGTATGTCTGCTGCGGCACAGTTCCATGTTTTGGCTGTTGATGACAGCCTAATTGATAGAATGTTGATTGAGAGGCTCCTCAAAACCTCTTCATTTCATG TTACAACAGTGGACTCTGCCATTAAGGCTTTACAATACCTTGGTATGGTTGAAGATAAACTAAAGAGTTATGAGACACCTGAAATTCATCAG GATGCGGAAGTTAATGTAAATCTGATCATAACAGATTACTGTATGCCAGAAATGACTGGCCATGATTTGCTAAGAAAAATTAAG GAATCAAATTCTCTTAAAGACATACCAGTTGTGATCATGTCCTCTGAGAATGTTCCATCAAGGATCAATAG ATGCTTGGAAGATGGGGCTGAAGAATTCTTTCTGAAACCAGTTCAACAATCAGATGTGAACAAGCTGAAACCCCATTTATTGAAATCAAGATCCAAGGAAGAAGAGGAAACCCAACCCAGCAACAATAACAAGAGGAGAACAAGAATCAAGTGCACCATTTAA
- the LOC112707597 gene encoding uncharacterized protein has protein sequence MGKAHKNVGAVVMIFVLVIGIAECRNLKEDEVVSGVGAVGRNYVVGFGDGRGGFIVSEPASGLGAGVGASGNAVGKKFHVVSEPASGLGAGVGAVGRNFVVVSEPASGLGFSSAASVGQGISGATAAGGGL, from the coding sequence ATGGGGAAAGCACATAAGAATGTGGGTGCAGTTGTAATGATATTTGTTTTGGTGATAGGGATAGCAGAATGTCGAAACTTGAAAGAAGACGAAGTAGTCTCTGGAGTTGGAGCAGTTGGAAGAAACTATGTTGTTGGATTTGGAGATGGAAGAGGTGGTTTTATCGTATCAGAACCAGCAAGCGGGTTAGGAGCTGGAGTTGGAGCAAGTGGGAATGCAGTCGGAAAAAAATTTCATGTCGTATCAGAACCTGCAAGCGGGTTAGGAGCTGGAGTTGGAGCAGTTGGAAGAAATTTTGTTGTCGTATCAGAACCTGCAAGCGGGTTAGGATTCAGCAGCGCTGCCAGTGTGGGTCAAGGAATTAGCGGTGCCACTGCTGCTGGTGGTGGTCTTTGA